The Arachis ipaensis cultivar K30076 chromosome B07, Araip1.1, whole genome shotgun sequence genome includes a window with the following:
- the LOC107609989 gene encoding uncharacterized protein LOC107609989, giving the protein MGSDSNVAGSSSPSAKRTRDPEEEVYVDNLRSHKRYLSEIMASSLNGLTVGDSLPDNLMDSPARSESMFSLRDDMSWQYSPMSEDSDDLRFCETPLHACPTQLDSLPSSPVSSPYRYQKPQNASSSAPSSSSIASHSSTVLAVTCSQPRQRGSDSEGRFPSSPSDICHSADLRRAALLRSVQMRTQPPGSTSMELPFGSCHEPIPNVDTEERSCSYMKPLDDEREYQIEECSAISISEPEFNPDDNKSGRVLGVNAKSTDS; this is encoded by the exons ATGGGTTCTGATTCTAATGTGGCTGGGTCATCATCGCCCAGTGCAAAGCGCACCAGAGATCCTGAAGAGGAAGTTTATGTTGACAATCTTCGCTCTCACAAGCGTTACCTTAGCGAG ATAATGGCATCCAGTCTTAATGGACTGACGGTTGGTGACTCTCTTCCGGATAATCTAATGGACTCTCCAGCCAGGTCTGAAAGCATGTTCTCTCTTAG GGATGATATGTCTTGGCAATATTCACCTATGTCAGAAGACTCAGATGACTTGAGGTTTTGCGAGACCCCATTGCACGCTTGCCCGACCCAACTGGACAGTCTTCCAAGCAGTCCAGTTTCTTCTCCATATAGGTACCAAAAACCACAGAATGCATCCTCTTCAGCACCTTCTAGTAGTTCAATTGCGTCGCATAGCTCAACCGTCTTGGCTGTCACATGCTCCCAGCCTCGCCAACGAGGGTCAGATTCTGAGGGCCGATTCCCATCATCTCCAAGTGATATATGCCACTCAGCTGATTTGAGAAGAGCTGCACTTTTGAGATCGGTGCAGATGAGAACACAACCTCCCGGGTCTACATCCATGGAGTTGCCGTTTGGTTCTTGCCATGAGCCTATACCTAATGTAGATACCGAGGAACGATCATGCTCGTATATGAAACCACTGGATGACGAGAGGGAATATCAGATTGAGGAGTGTTCGGCAATCAGTATATCTGAACCGGAGTTTAACCCTGATGACAATAAGTCAGGTAGGGTCTTAGGTGTGAATGCAAAATCAACTGACTCGTGA